A single window of Corallincola holothuriorum DNA harbors:
- the yggU gene encoding DUF167 family protein YggU has product MQAVTRTTESLELRLYVQPKASRDNWQGIHGDEIKLAITAPPVDGKANSHLIKFLAKQFRVAKNQVLLLKGATGRHKLLRILQPQQIPPQIAALLTNEIN; this is encoded by the coding sequence ATGCAAGCTGTCACCCGCACCACAGAAAGCCTTGAGCTGCGACTCTATGTGCAGCCCAAGGCCAGTCGTGATAACTGGCAAGGCATCCATGGCGATGAAATCAAACTGGCTATTACTGCCCCGCCTGTAGATGGTAAGGCCAATAGCCACTTGATTAAGTTTCTAGCAAAACAGTTCCGGGTCGCTAAAAATCAGGTACTACTGCTAAAAGGTGCAACCGGTCGACATAAGCTTTTGCGCATATTGCAACCACAGCAGATCCCGCCGCAGATAGCCGCACTGCTGACTAACGAAATCAATTAA
- a CDS encoding YggT family protein, whose translation MASQSAFVFLIDILFNLYLMVVILRVWLQLVRADFYNPFCQFVVKATHPVVGPLRRVLPAIGRLDTASLVFALVIACVKVVVLALIAKVPFDALFILMAGGITLVKEIFSIVFYVLILRAILSWVSQGYNPIEAVMAQLTEPMLAPIRRIIPPMGGLDLSMLVLIIALQFLKILLFGGSMF comes from the coding sequence ATGGCGAGTCAATCCGCCTTTGTATTTCTAATCGATATCCTGTTCAATCTATACCTGATGGTAGTGATTTTACGGGTATGGTTACAGCTGGTCAGGGCTGATTTCTACAACCCATTCTGCCAGTTTGTAGTGAAAGCCACTCACCCCGTGGTGGGACCATTACGCCGGGTACTCCCCGCCATAGGACGATTAGATACTGCCAGCTTAGTATTTGCCCTGGTCATCGCCTGTGTCAAAGTTGTGGTGCTCGCTCTTATTGCCAAAGTACCGTTTGATGCCTTATTTATTCTGATGGCGGGCGGCATCACTTTGGTCAAGGAGATCTTCTCCATCGTCTTCTATGTGCTGATTTTACGCGCTATTCTGAGCTGGGTAAGCCAAGGGTATAACCCCATCGAAGCGGTGATGGCGCAGCTAACCGAACCAATGTTGGCACCGATCCGCCGAATTATTCCTCCCATGGGCGGACTGGATCTGTCGATGTTGGTACTGATTATTGCCCTGCAGTTTCTAAAGATATTACTGTTTGGCGGCAGCATGTTCTGA
- the proC gene encoding pyrroline-5-carboxylate reductase, with translation MFDQQEKITFIGGGNMARSIIGGLIKRGYPAHLITVTAPTDRTRQRMADDFGVNTAEDNAKGAKEADVVVLAVKPQLLDIVCERLVADMGGHGDKLYLSIAAGVTVDTLQAYLSGAPRIVRTMPNTPSLLGLGMTGLYAPAGTKQDDKLFSQSLMAAVGKVVWVEEEAGINHVIAAAGSAPAYFFLFMEAIQTEAENMGFDAETARLLVQQTAQGAAQMVTESDLPISTLRSQVTSKGGTTAEALRTFEEGELSTLVAKAMRAAVARAEQMAKQF, from the coding sequence ATGTTTGACCAGCAGGAAAAAATCACCTTCATTGGCGGCGGCAACATGGCCCGCAGTATTATTGGCGGTCTGATCAAGCGCGGCTACCCTGCCCATTTAATCACGGTCACCGCCCCGACGGACAGAACCCGTCAACGGATGGCCGATGATTTTGGTGTGAATACCGCAGAAGATAATGCCAAAGGTGCGAAAGAAGCTGATGTGGTGGTGCTGGCAGTTAAGCCACAACTATTAGACATTGTTTGCGAACGCTTGGTCGCCGATATGGGCGGCCACGGTGATAAACTCTATCTGTCTATTGCCGCCGGCGTCACTGTTGACACCCTGCAAGCCTATCTTAGCGGTGCTCCGCGTATTGTCCGCACCATGCCTAATACACCCTCATTATTGGGGCTTGGCATGACAGGGTTGTACGCCCCTGCAGGCACGAAGCAGGATGATAAACTGTTCAGTCAATCGTTAATGGCCGCCGTCGGTAAAGTGGTCTGGGTGGAAGAAGAAGCCGGTATCAATCATGTTATCGCTGCGGCGGGTAGTGCTCCGGCCTATTTTTTCCTATTCATGGAAGCGATCCAAACTGAAGCTGAAAATATGGGCTTTGATGCTGAGACGGCACGCTTACTGGTGCAACAAACCGCCCAAGGTGCAGCGCAGATGGTCACAGAAAGCGATCTTCCCATATCCACATTGCGCTCGCAGGTAACATCAAAAGGCGGCACCACTGCTGAAGCTCTGAGAACTTTTGAAGAGGGCGAGTTGTCTACCTTAGTCGCTAAAGCGATGCGAGCGGCAGTTGCCAGAGCAGAACAGATGGCTAAACAGTTTTAG